The following coding sequences are from one Treponema bryantii window:
- a CDS encoding SulP family inorganic anion transporter: MFKPELLNSLKTYNSKTFVSDLIAGVIVGIVALPLAIAFAIASGVNPAAGLFTAIIAGFCISAFGGSRVQIGGPTGAFAVIVYGVVAQYGLSGLATATVMAGIILILLGAFKMGGLVKFIPYTIVTGFTAGIAVTIAAGQLGDFFGLRPDFSTPMMILGEEYSKMPGDFLPKIIVYIRSAASINVYSTIMAAVCLAFIFIWSKFIKKIPGSFVVIILATVVSIILEKTAGLHTDTIGKFADGSQHFVIPNTLPKPQLPALSIKTITTLFPTAISIAVLAAIESLLSAVVADGMIGSKHDSNTELIAQGIANIASPLFGGIPATGAIARTATNIKNGGKTPIAGIIHAITLLIILLFAGKYAAYIPMAALAAVLINVAWNMAGFPAIRALLKGQKSDICVFVVTFLITVFVDLTVAIEVGLGFAAFFFIKKMIDLSEVQNQRETLTGGIKVDQPEENLDIPPQTFVYEIEGPLFFGTVRKFELATERARTDCKYLVLRMRNTIYLDAGGIKALEQCKAACDRKGITIVISGIHTQPYLLLEKTGMADTLGRENIFDNITAALDRCRK; encoded by the coding sequence ATGTTTAAACCAGAGTTACTTAATTCGCTCAAGACTTATAATTCAAAGACTTTTGTGAGCGATCTCATCGCCGGTGTTATCGTCGGCATCGTTGCCCTTCCACTTGCAATCGCATTTGCCATTGCATCGGGAGTGAATCCTGCTGCGGGACTTTTTACCGCAATTATCGCAGGTTTTTGTATTTCTGCATTTGGCGGAAGCCGCGTTCAGATTGGCGGTCCTACAGGTGCCTTTGCAGTAATCGTTTACGGAGTAGTTGCTCAGTACGGGCTATCAGGACTTGCCACAGCAACCGTTATGGCCGGAATCATTCTGATTCTTCTCGGCGCTTTTAAGATGGGTGGTCTTGTAAAGTTTATTCCTTACACAATCGTTACAGGCTTTACAGCAGGTATTGCAGTTACAATTGCAGCAGGCCAGCTCGGAGACTTCTTCGGACTCCGCCCGGACTTCTCAACTCCAATGATGATTCTTGGAGAAGAGTATTCAAAGATGCCAGGTGATTTCCTTCCAAAAATCATCGTATACATCCGCTCAGCTGCATCAATCAACGTTTACTCAACAATCATGGCAGCAGTTTGTCTCGCCTTTATCTTCATCTGGTCTAAGTTTATCAAGAAGATTCCTGGAAGTTTTGTTGTAATCATTCTTGCAACAGTTGTAAGTATCATCCTTGAAAAAACTGCAGGACTTCACACAGACACAATCGGAAAGTTTGCAGACGGCTCACAGCACTTTGTAATTCCAAATACACTTCCAAAGCCACAGCTTCCAGCCCTCAGCATCAAGACAATCACAACACTCTTCCCTACAGCAATTTCTATCGCAGTTCTTGCCGCAATTGAGTCTCTTCTTTCTGCTGTAGTTGCAGACGGTATGATTGGTTCTAAGCATGATTCAAACACAGAGCTTATTGCACAGGGTATCGCAAATATCGCGAGCCCTCTCTTCGGTGGAATCCCAGCTACAGGTGCTATTGCCCGTACAGCTACAAATATCAAGAACGGTGGAAAAACTCCGATTGCCGGAATCATCCACGCAATCACACTTTTGATTATTCTTCTGTTTGCAGGAAAATATGCCGCTTACATTCCAATGGCAGCCCTCGCAGCAGTACTTATCAATGTTGCATGGAATATGGCAGGCTTCCCTGCAATCCGCGCACTTCTTAAAGGTCAGAAATCAGATATCTGTGTTTTTGTTGTAACATTCCTTATTACAGTATTTGTAGACCTTACAGTTGCTATTGAAGTTGGACTTGGCTTTGCTGCCTTCTTCTTCATCAAGAAGATGATTGATCTTTCTGAAGTTCAGAATCAGAGAGAAACACTTACCGGCGGTATCAAGGTTGATCAGCCGGAAGAAAACCTCGACATTCCACCTCAGACTTTTGTTTACGAAATTGAAGGACCACTCTTCTTCGGTACAGTACGCAAGTTCGAGCTTGCAACAGAACGCGCACGCACAGACTGTAAGTATCTCGTACTCCGCATGAGAAACACAATTTATCTTGATGCCGGTGGAATTAAGGCTCTTGAACAGTGTAAGGCCGCATGTGACCGCAAGGGAATTACAATCGTAATCAGCGGTATTCACACACAGCCTTACTTACTGCTTGAAAAAACAGGAATGGCAGACACACTCGGCCGTGAAAATATCTTCGATAATATCACAGCCGCACTTGATCGCTGCCGAAAATAA
- a CDS encoding right-handed parallel beta-helix repeat-containing protein: MIFYVNAKTKKNGNGSKELPFKTINEAAQLAKAGDEVIVAPGIYREQVVPRFGGEEGQPVVYRSEKPLGAVITGSEVLKGWKKYKGDVWTAKIDNSIFGGYNPYTSYVCGDWYFAPTVRHTGSVVLNGFMMYETATLEECVAGKADPCAWNQKESEFKWYCEQEGDAPGPQYNANGPYKSEYIINAQAKEIKAGKYTVFYCNFKGLDPNKQSVEILARRNCFMPEVNGLNYITVRGFKICNGATTWAPPAAYQDGLIGPHWSKGWVFEDLEVCNSRCCGISLGKYRDDENDMYFYTKHLKSPTQMERDAVCRGQYHGWTKENIGSHTVRRCHVHHCEQTGIVGRMGGVFSTIEDCHIHHICNSQQLGGAETAGIKLHAAIDVVIRRNHIHDCIMGVWLDWEAQGARITQNLMYNNERPAGREAAQGAMFSTDVFIEVGHGPTTIDNNLLLSKVSITIPSEGIAVVHNLILGSFSLINSGVDSIVNDQREPRYTPYHIRHRTEVAGFMTILHGDDRIYNNIFAQIAQITDKEKTAAATDYEVVGTAPFDIFPTYDEWISNFMMDREPDMGPLAKYHFGHLPVWLGGNAYFNGATVCKHETDKLVGDKKNKAKISLKGGVLRNNLAELIGDYKTGIITTAVLGAAFEPEQKFENRDGTDIIFNEDFFGNHRGSHAIPGPFAELADEIAVL; encoded by the coding sequence ATGATTTTTTATGTAAACGCTAAAACTAAGAAAAATGGAAACGGAAGTAAAGAGCTTCCTTTTAAGACTATAAATGAAGCTGCACAGCTGGCTAAGGCGGGAGATGAGGTTATTGTTGCGCCTGGTATTTACCGCGAGCAGGTTGTGCCTCGCTTTGGCGGTGAAGAAGGGCAGCCTGTTGTTTACCGTTCGGAAAAGCCCCTCGGTGCGGTAATTACCGGTTCTGAGGTTTTGAAGGGCTGGAAAAAATATAAGGGTGATGTCTGGACTGCTAAAATTGATAACAGTATTTTTGGCGGTTACAATCCATATACAAGTTATGTCTGCGGAGACTGGTATTTTGCTCCTACGGTTCGTCATACTGGAAGTGTCGTTTTGAACGGTTTTATGATGTATGAGACTGCAACTCTTGAAGAATGTGTGGCTGGTAAGGCTGATCCATGTGCCTGGAATCAGAAGGAATCTGAGTTCAAATGGTATTGCGAACAGGAAGGAGATGCTCCGGGTCCTCAGTATAATGCAAACGGTCCTTATAAATCTGAATATATAATCAATGCACAGGCTAAGGAAATTAAGGCCGGCAAGTACACTGTTTTCTACTGCAACTTTAAGGGGCTTGATCCTAACAAGCAGAGTGTAGAAATTCTTGCGCGCCGTAACTGCTTTATGCCGGAAGTAAACGGGCTTAATTATATTACTGTGCGCGGTTTTAAAATCTGTAATGGTGCTACTACCTGGGCTCCTCCGGCTGCCTATCAGGATGGTTTGATTGGACCTCACTGGAGTAAGGGCTGGGTATTCGAAGACCTTGAGGTTTGTAACAGCCGCTGCTGTGGTATTTCTCTTGGTAAATATCGCGACGACGAAAACGATATGTACTTTTATACTAAGCATCTTAAGAGTCCTACTCAGATGGAACGCGATGCAGTCTGTCGTGGTCAGTATCACGGCTGGACAAAGGAGAATATCGGCTCTCATACTGTGCGCCGTTGTCATGTTCATCACTGTGAGCAGACTGGTATTGTCGGCCGTATGGGTGGAGTTTTCTCTACTATCGAAGACTGTCATATTCATCATATCTGTAATTCTCAGCAGCTTGGTGGTGCGGAGACTGCGGGCATCAAATTGCATGCTGCTATTGATGTTGTAATCCGACGCAATCATATTCATGACTGTATTATGGGTGTATGGCTGGACTGGGAAGCACAGGGGGCGCGCATTACTCAGAATCTGATGTACAATAATGAACGGCCGGCTGGACGCGAGGCTGCGCAGGGAGCAATGTTCTCAACTGATGTGTTTATTGAAGTTGGACATGGTCCGACAACAATTGATAATAACCTTTTACTTTCTAAGGTTTCCATTACAATTCCAAGTGAAGGAATTGCTGTTGTTCATAATCTGATCCTTGGTTCTTTCAGTCTCATCAATTCCGGTGTAGACAGTATTGTAAATGATCAGAGAGAGCCTCGTTATACTCCATACCATATCCGCCACCGTACAGAGGTTGCCGGCTTTATGACAATTCTTCATGGTGATGACAGAATTTACAATAATATCTTTGCTCAGATTGCTCAAATCACTGATAAGGAAAAAACTGCTGCAGCTACAGATTATGAAGTAGTTGGAACAGCTCCGTTCGATATCTTCCCAACCTATGATGAATGGATCAGTAATTTTATGATGGACCGTGAACCTGATATGGGACCGCTTGCAAAATATCATTTCGGTCATCTTCCTGTATGGCTGGGCGGCAATGCATATTTTAATGGTGCAACTGTCTGCAAACATGAAACTGATAAGCTTGTAGGTGATAAAAAGAATAAGGCTAAGATTTCTTTGAAGGGCGGTGTTTTAAGGAATAATCTTGCAGAGCTGATTGGTGACTATAAGACCGGTATTATAACTACTGCTGTCCTCGGCGCGGCTTTTGAGCCTGAGCAGAAATTTGAAAACCGCGATGGAACCGATATTATCTTTAATGAAGACTTCTTCGGAAACCACCGCGGTTCTCATGCAATTCCAGGTCCGTTCGCAGAGCTTGCGGATGAAATTGCAGTTTTGTAA
- the polA gene encoding DNA polymerase I → MEFNDKTVYVLDSYGLIFRSYFAFINRPLTNPRGENVSALFGFFRNFHFILEHYKPGYIVAAMDSKTKTFRHEMYNQYKATRPKTPEDLHAQIPWICDTLKALGIPVLQCDGYEADDIIATVARKCRETGRTCRILSGDKDLMQLVDETTQIMKPETGANTWKVTGIEGVEAEWGVKPPQLLDLLSLYGDTADNIPGVHGVGVKTASKLLGDYGDLDGIYAHIDEIKGAMQKKLADGKKDAYFSRDLVRLCDTVPCPDIDAAINSDKYTFNYHAAADLLMSFGVPAVAKSYAALGVENGQKMEGGSLPLAPAADASSATPSPRGSTPKTPGSTVVEPVETTADFVPLKQNDTSNYKALTTLPDLTAYIDSALKSKAVSYDSETDGLDTITANILGFSLCCEEGKAVYIPISRDGGDLFSESVGVPLKDALTQLLRLFDADITLVMHNAKFDLKVLATNIRKAGFKDADIIINKILKTKLHDTMIYAWLQNPERLGKNGYSLEFLGETVLGLKGIEFSELVSKGQTFADVPLEKAAPYAAEDADFTLKLYNKQQNTNDLFALEMSILPVLTRMELTGIHLDTATLHAYNKELTEGIEQAEQAIYKEVGHEFNIASPKQLQTVLFEERGLKAGKKTKTGYSTDTSVLEELAALDPVPRMILDYREMAKLKSTYVETLPKLTDNQGRIHTDFVQTGTATGRLSCREPNLQNIPVRNEAGRRIRSAFTAPDGKVLISADYAQIELVVLAHLSNDVNMCKAFNEGTDVHKATAALIYGVEPDAVTPDMRRTAKTINFGVIYGMSAFRLANDLGISRTQASMFIDNYFRMYSSVDAFIKETIQKAEQTGYVETIFGRRRPILAINSRNKVEKSAAERIAVNTPVQGSAADIVKKAMLAVSAALEESKSPARLLLQVHDELIFECPDDQATIDATIALIKDKMENAVKLNVPLRVSIEHGKNWGEFH, encoded by the coding sequence ATGGAATTCAATGACAAAACTGTATACGTATTAGACAGCTACGGACTTATTTTCCGTTCTTATTTTGCATTTATAAACCGTCCGCTCACAAACCCGCGCGGCGAAAACGTTTCGGCCCTCTTCGGCTTTTTCAGAAACTTTCATTTTATCCTTGAACATTACAAGCCGGGCTACATAGTTGCAGCCATGGACAGCAAAACTAAAACTTTCCGTCACGAAATGTACAATCAGTACAAGGCAACACGCCCAAAAACACCGGAAGATCTTCACGCACAGATTCCGTGGATCTGCGACACCCTCAAAGCCCTCGGAATCCCGGTTCTTCAGTGCGACGGCTACGAAGCAGACGACATCATTGCAACCGTAGCCCGCAAGTGCCGCGAAACAGGCCGCACCTGCCGCATCCTCAGCGGTGACAAGGATCTAATGCAGCTCGTAGACGAAACCACACAGATTATGAAGCCGGAAACAGGCGCCAACACTTGGAAGGTAACCGGCATAGAAGGCGTTGAAGCCGAATGGGGTGTAAAGCCTCCTCAGCTCCTCGACCTGCTTTCTCTCTACGGAGACACCGCCGACAATATTCCTGGCGTTCACGGAGTCGGAGTAAAAACCGCTTCCAAACTCCTGGGCGATTACGGCGACCTCGATGGCATCTACGCCCACATCGACGAAATCAAAGGCGCAATGCAGAAAAAGCTCGCCGACGGTAAAAAAGACGCCTACTTCAGCCGCGACCTCGTCCGCCTCTGCGACACCGTTCCGTGCCCTGACATCGACGCCGCCATTAATTCCGACAAGTACACCTTCAACTACCACGCCGCCGCCGACCTCCTCATGAGCTTCGGTGTTCCGGCCGTAGCCAAAAGTTACGCCGCCTTGGGAGTTGAGAATGGACAAAAGATGGAAGGGGGAAGTCTCCCCCTCGCTCCAGCCGCCGACGCGTCTTCCGCTACCCCTTCTCCTAGGGGTTCCACCCCTAAAACCCCGGGCAGCACGGTGGTTGAGCCTGTCGAAACTACCGCAGATTTCGTCCCATTAAAACAAAACGATACTTCAAACTATAAAGCACTTACAACCTTGCCTGACCTCACAGCTTACATAGATTCAGCTCTCAAATCCAAGGCCGTTTCCTACGACAGCGAAACCGACGGCCTCGATACAATAACCGCAAACATCCTCGGCTTCTCCCTCTGCTGTGAAGAAGGAAAAGCCGTATACATACCAATCTCCCGCGACGGCGGAGATCTCTTCTCTGAATCTGTTGGAGTTCCTCTCAAAGACGCACTCACACAGCTTCTCCGCCTCTTTGACGCAGACATCACCTTAGTAATGCACAACGCCAAGTTCGACCTCAAAGTTCTTGCCACAAACATCAGAAAAGCAGGCTTTAAAGACGCAGACATAATCATCAATAAAATCTTAAAAACAAAACTTCACGACACAATGATATACGCCTGGCTTCAGAATCCTGAACGCCTTGGCAAAAACGGCTACTCACTCGAGTTCCTCGGAGAAACAGTTCTCGGCCTTAAAGGAATTGAGTTCTCAGAACTTGTCTCAAAAGGCCAGACCTTCGCCGACGTTCCGCTCGAAAAAGCCGCACCTTACGCCGCCGAAGACGCCGACTTCACACTCAAGCTCTATAACAAACAACAGAACACAAATGACCTCTTTGCCCTCGAAATGTCCATCCTCCCCGTTCTCACCCGCATGGAGCTCACCGGAATCCATCTGGATACCGCTACCCTCCACGCCTACAACAAAGAACTCACAGAAGGAATCGAACAGGCCGAGCAGGCAATCTACAAAGAAGTTGGCCATGAGTTCAATATTGCATCTCCAAAACAGCTTCAGACAGTTCTCTTTGAAGAACGCGGACTCAAAGCCGGAAAGAAAACAAAAACCGGCTACTCTACAGATACTTCCGTTCTCGAAGAACTCGCTGCCCTCGATCCAGTCCCTCGAATGATTCTCGATTACCGCGAAATGGCAAAACTCAAATCAACCTACGTTGAAACACTTCCAAAACTTACAGACAATCAGGGCCGCATCCATACAGATTTCGTGCAGACAGGAACCGCCACCGGCCGTCTCTCATGCCGCGAACCAAACCTTCAGAATATTCCGGTACGAAACGAAGCCGGCCGCCGCATCCGTTCAGCTTTCACAGCTCCAGACGGAAAAGTCCTGATCTCTGCCGACTACGCACAGATTGAACTTGTAGTACTCGCACATCTTTCAAACGACGTAAATATGTGCAAAGCCTTCAATGAAGGAACAGACGTTCACAAGGCAACAGCTGCCCTCATATACGGAGTTGAGCCAGATGCCGTTACCCCGGATATGCGCCGTACCGCTAAAACAATCAACTTTGGTGTAATTTACGGAATGTCTGCATTCCGCCTTGCAAACGACCTTGGCATTTCCCGCACACAGGCTTCAATGTTCATTGATAACTACTTCCGTATGTACAGCAGCGTAGATGCCTTTATCAAAGAAACAATTCAGAAAGCAGAACAGACTGGCTATGTAGAAACAATCTTTGGACGCCGCCGTCCAATTCTTGCAATCAACAGCCGAAATAAGGTAGAAAAATCAGCTGCAGAACGAATCGCCGTAAATACACCGGTTCAGGGTTCTGCTGCAGACATCGTAAAAAAAGCAATGCTCGCAGTTTCTGCCGCCCTCGAGGAATCAAAATCTCCAGCCCGTCTCCTTCTTCAGGTACATGACGAACTGATTTTTGAATGTCCGGACGACCAGGCAACAATCGACGCAACAATCGCGCTCATAAAAGATAAAATGGAAAACGCCGTAAAACTCAACGTTCCGCTCCGCGTAAGCATTGAACACGGCAAAAACTGGGGAGAATTCCACTAA
- the coaE gene encoding dephospho-CoA kinase (Dephospho-CoA kinase (CoaE) performs the final step in coenzyme A biosynthesis.), with product MFDKGSKASTADNTTGTQVIAVVGPMAAGKNYICSQMEKDGWASVDADILVHEAIEIAKDRILDTFIPYAEQQNLKLTRIDGTIDRRALGKLLFAIPELLKIQESIVYPIITKKIDDFINEHKKTIINATVLYKTPELLVRCEKILFVTAPRLTRLRRARRRDHLSYRQIFRRFHAQRNLLREYKKSGIPLEIIQN from the coding sequence ATGTTCGACAAAGGCAGTAAGGCATCAACAGCAGATAATACAACAGGAACTCAGGTAATCGCCGTAGTCGGCCCAATGGCCGCCGGTAAAAACTATATCTGTTCTCAAATGGAAAAAGATGGATGGGCATCCGTGGACGCAGATATTCTCGTTCACGAAGCCATCGAAATTGCAAAAGATCGAATCCTTGACACTTTTATTCCTTATGCCGAACAGCAGAATCTCAAACTTACCAGAATTGACGGAACAATCGACCGCCGAGCCCTCGGTAAGCTCCTGTTTGCAATTCCAGAACTGCTCAAGATTCAGGAATCAATTGTGTATCCTATCATCACAAAAAAAATAGATGATTTTATAAACGAACACAAAAAAACAATTATAAATGCAACCGTGCTTTATAAGACTCCGGAGCTTCTCGTCCGCTGTGAAAAAATTCTGTTTGTAACAGCTCCCCGCCTTACACGACTCAGACGAGCGCGTCGCCGAGATCATCTGTCTTACAGACAAATATTCCGCCGTTTTCATGCACAGCGGAACTTATTAAGAGAATATAAAAAGTCTGGAATTCCTTTAGAGATAATTCAGAATTAA
- a CDS encoding tetratricopeptide repeat protein, with translation MKKLVGILSIFVAIGLVVSFVAGFMSNIPAAVPESSVVVYKIMTSLQNFGRYIPGVVITGFVVSCSVHFGRNPEGSTERFSKAMMERFKMVMIVSISIAFFLTVCSEVLGLLTANKKASIINRPKIVNDYINVGNKLFDNGYYERAMNYAEAALKLSPNEKNAINLKDRADVEINRARTSNIRFKLYESVEEAEKVDRVVIDAKQINEVYQLYEKAQSAFDKKEWFNAHYYSELGIKLATPKDPNLEELKKLSTAAWNNLTEYHNLAKTEGQLIFEKKYQGYLALVQKDDLKAYYIFRELYQSSREMQSDPDVVFYLEIAENRINERSFFVDETFELKSFESANDIYFAYEYADGSRDIVYFKGMTTVASTGNSIQYLRGLTVVSISRNGDVFRTMTVPYAKVLPVSVKTLTPTTKALMGIDDSIDCVPYILLKSVGRDSPDIHNEPLYTYQNGETATTPEYLLLSIPYDDFLLLERSTSTPESMSLPSLIKLVRMAEKYGFCTEVYGQSLMNRMYFPLWILVIFVLLAGFGWNNRIDVNQYFKFSWAFAFIPFILISMLFNKMMMFLFRLINYVLLGGLGISGGMITGLVLYIIMLICASVLFVSRHSRV, from the coding sequence ATGAAAAAATTAGTTGGCATACTTTCTATATTCGTAGCAATCGGACTTGTAGTCAGTTTTGTTGCAGGTTTTATGAGCAATATTCCTGCTGCTGTTCCAGAATCTTCTGTTGTTGTTTATAAAATAATGACAAGCCTTCAGAATTTTGGAAGGTATATTCCTGGTGTTGTGATAACAGGTTTTGTTGTAAGCTGCTCAGTGCATTTTGGTCGTAATCCGGAAGGAAGTACAGAACGTTTCTCAAAGGCTATGATGGAACGTTTTAAGATGGTTATGATTGTTTCAATTTCGATTGCTTTCTTTTTGACTGTATGTTCTGAAGTATTAGGCCTTCTTACTGCAAATAAAAAAGCTTCGATTATAAATCGTCCTAAAATTGTTAATGATTATATAAACGTTGGAAACAAGCTTTTTGATAACGGCTATTACGAACGCGCTATGAATTATGCAGAAGCTGCTCTTAAACTCAGTCCGAATGAGAAAAATGCAATCAATCTGAAGGATCGTGCTGACGTAGAAATTAACCGTGCCCGCACTTCAAATATCCGTTTTAAGCTTTATGAATCTGTTGAAGAAGCTGAAAAGGTAGACCGTGTTGTAATTGATGCAAAGCAGATAAATGAGGTTTATCAGTTATATGAAAAAGCTCAGTCGGCCTTTGATAAAAAAGAATGGTTCAATGCACATTATTATTCAGAACTTGGAATTAAGCTTGCTACTCCAAAGGATCCGAACCTTGAAGAGTTGAAAAAGCTTTCTACAGCTGCCTGGAATAATCTTACTGAATATCATAATCTTGCAAAAACAGAAGGGCAGTTAATTTTTGAAAAGAAGTATCAGGGATATCTTGCTCTTGTTCAAAAGGATGACCTGAAAGCTTATTATATTTTCCGCGAGCTTTATCAGTCTTCGCGCGAAATGCAGTCTGATCCGGATGTTGTTTTCTATCTTGAGATTGCTGAAAACCGTATCAATGAACGCAGTTTCTTTGTAGATGAAACCTTCGAACTTAAGAGTTTTGAAAGCGCAAATGATATTTATTTTGCCTATGAATATGCAGATGGTTCACGCGATATTGTTTATTTTAAGGGAATGACAACGGTTGCTTCTACCGGCAATTCCATTCAGTATCTGCGTGGATTAACTGTAGTTTCTATAAGCCGCAATGGTGATGTTTTCAGAACAATGACGGTTCCTTATGCTAAGGTTCTTCCTGTTTCTGTAAAAACCCTTACTCCAACTACAAAGGCTCTTATGGGAATTGATGACAGTATCGACTGTGTTCCATATATTCTGCTGAAGTCTGTGGGTAGAGACTCCCCTGATATTCATAATGAACCGCTTTATACATATCAGAATGGAGAAACTGCAACGACACCAGAGTATCTACTGCTTTCAATTCCTTATGATGATTTCCTGCTGCTGGAGCGTTCAACTTCAACCCCGGAATCTATGTCATTGCCTTCTTTGATTAAGCTTGTTCGAATGGCAGAAAAATATGGTTTCTGTACTGAGGTTTACGGTCAGTCACTTATGAACAGAATGTATTTCCCGTTGTGGATTCTTGTGATTTTTGTTCTGCTCGCAGGCTTCGGCTGGAATAACAGAATTGATGTGAACCAGTATTTTAAGTTCTCGTGGGCTTTTGCCTTTATTCCGTTTATTCTTATTTCGATGCTTTTCAATAAGATGATGATGTTCCTGTTCCGTCTCATAAACTACGTTCTGTTAGGTGGACTTGGAATTTCAGGCGGTATGATAACAGGACTGGTCCTTTACATCATCATGCTGATTTGTGCATCCGTTTTGTTTGTTTCAAGACATTCAAGAGTTTAA
- a CDS encoding STAS domain-containing protein translates to MDNNNGIIPGFDNDKDDSLTISLRKAEGVPHGMFIYLSGYIDTYNSSFFQKQIQKVMDAGFINLIFNCSSLNYVSSTGIGSFTVFLKVVKPKGGDVILLEIQPKVYEVFQLLGFSQFFNIKSTADEAIAYFNNGGTDSGSSVFPLVISCLVCNKKLRATKSGRFRCSGCRSILAINEMGEVSLG, encoded by the coding sequence ATGGATAATAATAACGGAATTATTCCAGGTTTTGACAACGACAAAGATGACAGCCTTACTATCTCTCTGAGAAAAGCTGAAGGTGTACCACATGGAATGTTTATCTATCTGAGTGGATATATCGATACATACAATTCCAGCTTTTTCCAGAAACAAATACAGAAAGTAATGGATGCAGGGTTTATTAACTTAATTTTCAATTGTTCTTCATTGAATTATGTATCTTCTACCGGAATCGGATCATTTACAGTGTTCCTTAAGGTTGTAAAGCCAAAGGGCGGAGATGTAATTCTTCTTGAAATTCAGCCAAAGGTTTACGAAGTATTCCAGCTGCTTGGTTTCTCTCAGTTCTTCAACATTAAGAGTACAGCAGATGAAGCTATCGCCTACTTTAATAACGGTGGTACAGATTCCGGTTCTTCAGTATTTCCACTCGTAATTTCTTGTCTTGTATGCAATAAGAAGTTACGTGCTACTAAATCAGGACGCTTCCGCTGCTCAGGTTGCCGCTCAATTCTCGCAATCAACGAGATGGGGGAAGTTTCACTGGGCTAA